One part of the Vicia villosa cultivar HV-30 ecotype Madison, WI linkage group LG6, Vvil1.0, whole genome shotgun sequence genome encodes these proteins:
- the LOC131612801 gene encoding alkaline/neutral invertase A, mitochondrial-like produces the protein MTAINLICNCTMKPSSRFLVIGRKKSSFLSRCHHHSLAMSNKPLVLNLNHKTTHYPSCIFEFGRLMNGFQQVLRLPSWNLCHSRTCIRIRATKTERVSCIDGVSFKAREFSNSVEAKGKGDEEELKEKKNCDGLKICDEEETDVEKEAWKLLQKALVTYCDTPVGTVAANNEADKDSPLNYDQVFIRDFVPSALAFLLKGEKEIVKNFLLHTLQLQSWEKTVDCYSPGQGLMPASFKVKTMEFDDEKTGEVLDPDFGESAIGRVAPVDSGLWWIILLRAYGKLTGDYTLQEKLEVQTGLQMILNLCLSDGFDMFPSLLVTDGSCMIDRRMGIHGHPLEIQALFYSALRSAREMVIINDEHSNLIGEINNRLSALSFHIREYYWLDMRKVNEIYRYKTEEYSLDATNKFNIYPDQIPMWLMDWVPEEGGYLIGNLQPAHMDFRFFMLGNLWAIVSSLGTPKQNKSILNLVESKWDDLVGEMPLKICYPALEHEEWRLITGSDPKNTPWSYHNGGSWPTLMWQFTLACIKMGRTDLAEKAVGLAEKRLPFDSWPEYYDTKTGRFIGKQARLYQTWTLAGFLASKMLLKHPEVASLLCWDEDLDILETCVCVLNKSGRTKCSRDVAKSHILV, from the exons ATGACCGCTATCAACCTTATTTGTAACTGTACCATGAAACCTTCCTCTAGATTTCTCGTAATTGGTAGAAAGAAATCATCATTTCTCTCAAGATGTCACCACCATTCTCTTGCAATGTCTAATAAACCTCTTGTTCTCAATCTCAATCACAAAACCACGCACTACCCTTCTTGCATATTTGAATTTGGACGCCTAATGAACGGTTTTCAACAAGTTTTACGGTTACCCTCTTGGAATTTATGTCATTCAAGAACATGTATCAGAATAAGAGCAACCAAGACAGAAAGAGTTTCTTGCATTGATGGAGTGTCCTTCAAGGCACGTGAATTCTCGAACTCAGTCGAGGCCAAGGGTAAAGGAGATGAAGAagaattgaaggagaagaagaattgtGATGGTTTGAAGATTTGTGATGAGGAAGAAACGGATGTGGAGAAAGAGGCATGGAAATTGTTGCAAAAAGCACTTGTTACATATTGTGATACACCTGTTGGAACCGTTGCCGCTAATAATGAAGCGGATAAAGACTCGCCTTTGAATTATGATCAGGTTTTTATCAGAGATTTTGTTCCTTCTGCTCTTGCTTTCTTGCtcaaaggagaaaaagagattgtcAAGAACTTTCTCCTTCACACCTTGCAACTtcag AGTTGGGAGAAAACAGTGGATTGCTATAGCCCAGGACAGGGTTTGATGCCTGCAAGTTTTAAAGTCAAAACTATGGAATTCGATGACGAAAAGACAGGAGAAGTTTTAGATCCCGATTTTGGAGAATCAGCCATTGGTCGCGTTGCTCCGGTCGATTCAG GATTGTGGTGGATCATTCTACTTAGGGCTTATGGAAAACTCACTGGTGATTACACCTTGCAAGAAAAGTTAGAAGTTCAAACAGGCTTACAAATGATCCTTAACTTGTGTTTATCAGATGGATTTGACATGTTTCCTTCTCTGTTAGTAACTGATGGATCTTGCATGATAGATAGAAGGATGGGCATTCATGGCCACCCTCTTGAGATCCAAGCATTATTTTACTCGGCTCTTCGCTCGGCTCGCGAAATGGTTATCATAAACGATGAACATAGTAATCTGATCGGCGAAATCAACAATAGACTAAGCGCATTGTCTTTTCACATTAGAGAATATTACTGGTTGGATATGAGAAAGGTGAATGaaatatataggtataaaacagaAGAGTACTCTTTGGATGCAACTAACAAGTTCAACATTTATCCAGACCAAATTCCAATGTGGTTAATGGATTGGGTTCCTGAGGAAGGTGGTTATTTGATAGGAAATCTACAACCTGCTCACATGGATTTTAGGTTTTTCATGCTTGGAAATCTTTGGGCTATCGTTTCGTCTTTAGGTACACCAAAACAGAACAAATCTattttgaatcttgttgaatcaaAATGGGATGATCTTGTTGGTGAAATGCCTCTTAAGATATGTTATCCTGCCTTGGAACATGAAGAATGGCGCTTGATCACCGGCAGCGACCCTAAGAATAC TCCTTGGTCATATCACAATGGCGGGTCTTGGCCTACCCTGATGTGGCAG tTTACGTTAGCATGCATCAAAATGGGAAGAACTGATCTAGCGGAGAAGGCGGTTGGATTGGCGGAGAAAAGGCTTCCGTTTGATTCTTGGCCGGAATACTATGACACGAAAACGGGAAGATTTATTGGAAAACAAGCTAGACTTTATCAAACATGGACATTAGCCGGGTTTCTTGCATCTAAGATGCTTTTGAAGCATCCTGAAGTAGCATCATTGTTATGTTGGGATGAAGATCTTGATATTCTTGAAACATGTGTTTGTGTACTTAATAAGAGTGGTAGGACAAAATGCTCTCGTGATGTTGCAAAGTCACACATTTTAGTGTGA
- the LOC131615009 gene encoding DNA damage-repair/toleration protein DRT102-like — protein sequence MALSTKHIKILVADIFGTPLKDALLPHLRALNIEFEDLGLFSSYDIAGAEVGRLVSLSASYTSPQIIGLVACGTSVGVSIFANKLTNVYAATCLHPWEVVNARSINNANFLALSGIFTSPKTRVEIIHAWLNAEFKAPCLASGHKPCQKRWKKLLDRSLIDMPKIGKGGACLAKKIV from the exons ATGGCACTCTCCACCAAACATATCAAAATTCTCGTAGCCGATATCTTCGGAACTCCTCTCAAAGACGCTCTCCTCCCTCACCTTCGTGCCCTCAACATCGAGTTCGAAGATCTTGGACTCTTCTCTTCTTACGATATTGCTGGTGCCGAGGTCGGACGCCTTGTCTCTTTGTCCGCCTCATATACTTCTCCACAGATTATAGGCCTAGTTGCTTGTGGCACAAGTGTTGGCGTCTCCATTTTTGCGAACAAATTAACGAACGTGTATGCTGCTACTTGTCTTCATCCTTGGGAAGTTGTTAATGCTCGATCCATCAACAATGCAAACTTTCTTGCTCTTTCTGGCATTTTCACATCACCTAAGACACGTGTTGAGATAATCCATGCATGGCTGAACGCCGAGTTCAAGGCTCCTTGTCTTGCTAGTGGACACAAACCATGTCAAAAGAGGTGGAAGA AGCTTCTGGATAGATCATTGATTGACATGCCAAAGATTGGAAAGGGAGGAGCTTGTTTAGCCAAAAAAATTGTTTGA
- the LOC131612802 gene encoding uncharacterized protein LOC131612802, which yields MSLVTEEIKSKSEVYHGDELGRVKSKELLAEICLPNGLLPLKDIIEVGYNRETGFVWLKQKNSITHKFEKIGKPVIYATEVTACVEKGKIKKLTGVKTKELMIWVTLCDIYVDDPPTGKITFKTPSGLSRSFPVSAFEIEDTVKEV from the coding sequence ATGTCGTTGGTAACAGAAGAAATCAAGTCCAAGTCAGAGGTATACCATGGAGACGAACTAGGGCGAGTGAAATCCAAAGAGCTTCTTGCTGAAATCTGTCTCCCCAATGGTTTGTTACCATTGAAAGACATCATTGAAGTTGGTTACAACAGAGAAACAGGTTTTGTTTGGTTGAAACAGAAGAATAGCATAACACACAAGTTTGAAAAGATTGGGAAGCCTGTTATTTATGCTACTGAAGTTACTGCTTGTGTTGAGAAAGGTAAGATTAAGAAACTGACTGGTGTTAAAACCAAAGAGCTTATGATTTGGGTTACACTATGTGATATTTATGTTGATGATCCACCAACTGGGAAAATCACTTTCAAAACGCCTTCTGGACTTTCTAGAAGTTTTCCTGTTTCTGCTTTTGAAATTGAAGATACTGTCAAAGaggtttag